The Anopheles coluzzii chromosome 2, AcolN3, whole genome shotgun sequence genome window below encodes:
- the LOC120953541 gene encoding serine/threonine-protein kinase mig-15 isoform X3: protein MAHQMLAPSVNCSLDDIDLNALKDPAGIFELIEVVGNGTYGQVYKGRHTKTGQLAAIKVMDVTEEEEEEIKLEINVLKKYSNHRNIATYYGAFIKKTPAGKDDQLWLVMEYCGAGSVTDLVKSTKGQSLKEEWIAYICREILRGLSYLHTNKVIHRDIKGQNVLLTDNAEVKLVDFGVSAQLDKTIGRRNTFIGTPYWMAPEVIACDENRDATYDNRSDLWSLGITALEMAESQPPLCDLHPMRALFLIPRNPPPRMKSKKWSKKFHSFIDTVLVKDYHQRPYTEQLLKHPFIKEQPTERQVRIQLKDHIDRCKKRKQEKERDDYRYSGSENDDDDGQTAGEPSSIIQAPGNDTLRRTFHQIQEGRMQNAEQQQPPNRNQKPQPRDERSKPQPVEEPGPPSRPQLPQRLIVVPDPPANSNANRPLPPTPRSGSGSSSQPQQPSSQTPQQPARNQQNFFKPVLPPRRPEELDMLAAQLNELGVSSPPQQSQQAQPEAPPRNNRPQPGPPVPGSQQQQQQVSAGGVGASGVGKAPAIAPNGNNNSSNGAGGGSGGGVGGNINNNNHHPQPINPLDPIESSDSDSEPEEPNGRTRNDGTLLASDPPMPLTGGLGVLAESDQNNQSSSSTPAGGGGASGASVLSPPGGGGGGGGGPPNRPLPPTPDDDDAQGDGTLIKRNFDNKSTPSLGTTTTSSSASTGSTTHSESDEAVLLRDWDFERFFPSNERPKAAQRHSMSDKMSSSSSNSPADSNGRLRPPNAIDNKTRKELANSTASCGMKKPYPHHGMNLAYAEKRKVEEMNNKIRLEEQVKHEIFTRQRLQFDKASSPSRGPGGQQSQQQQNAHKRQESDSRLPLNFARAFRRENSDFFPLSKRHSAILGEATADAKSMASGGGGGGGGQGLQQQQQQRSSAIFSRSSRNKFEPILTNFSLNNPSGSDDERRSSSSSRQTPPRHGQQDGGGGARGTGLVVGGAGGGGGAGTPKEGGTGGRQPSPLASAQVTPRNMDFLRPRREKTESVIFVRNSPNRPQQSLLFDGQQKNRSGENSSLGTPGQRTSSVLPDLLSQASPATPPRHDKSASEEYRAAVNASVQSNLVPGSMQPKPFLPAPNSTNSATNTTTTTNNLSAAGPATTTPGSRGNASPHSTVSNSSSSRNNSPNHSINTRLLSSSSNSSSSAVVVNHKLLNNNHLLPPPYHQQYHQPSPHHHQMQHHLPMGTMPVHLLPGANGNANHQQQSSGAAQQPSPQQQQQQPLPVSPFSLALQQKQRSFLTFGFGAQSGGSAASRRESHVNVNVTPTSHDATSDTPEIRKYKKRFNSEILCAALWGVNLLIGTENGLMLLDRSGQGKVYQLISRRRFQQMEVLEGQNILVTISGKKNRVRVYYLSWLKSKILRTDGLTDQQVERRNGWINVGDLQGAVHFKIVKYERIKFLVIALKDSIEIYAWAPKPYHKFMAFKSFGELMHRPLLVDLTVEEQTRLKVIYGSAEGFHAVDLDSATVYDIYLPKHTQGPISPHCIVTLPNSNGMQLLLCYDNEGVYVNTMGRVSKNIVLQWGEMPTSVAYIGTGQIMGWGNKAIEIRSVETGHLDGVFMHKKAQRLKFLCERNDKVFFSSAKGGSSCQIYFMTLNKPGMANW, encoded by the exons GGTCGCCACACAAAGACTGGACAACTCGCTGCCATTAAGGTGATGGACGTcaccgaggaggaggaggaggaaatcAAACTGGAGATCAACGTATTAAAGAAATATTCCAACCATCGCAACATTGCCACGTACTATGGTGCATTTATCAAAAAGACGCCCGCCGGCAAGGACGACCAGCTCTGGCTGGTGATGGAGTACTGCGGGGCCGGTTCCGTCACCGATCTGGTCAAATCGACCAAGGGCCAGAGCCTGAAGGAGGAGTGGATCGCGTACATCTGTCGCGAGATTCTGCGCGGTCTGAGCTACCTGCACACGAACAAGGTGATACACCGCGACATCAAGGGGCAGAACGTGCTGCTGACCGACAATGCCGAGGTGAAGCTGGTCGATTTCGGTGTCTCGGCCCAGCTGGACAAAACCATCGGCCGGCGGAACACGTTCATCG GTACACCCTACTGGATGGCACCGGAAGTCATAGCATGTGATGAAAACCGGGACGCGACGTACGACAACCGGTCCGATCTCTGGTCACTAGGTATTACCGCGCTCGAGATGGCAGAGTCGCAGCCACCGCTGTGCGATCTCCATCCGATGCGTGCGCTCTTCTTAATCCCGCGCAATCCGCCACCGCGCATGAAGTCGAAGAAATGGTCGAAGAAGTTCCACAGCTTCATCGATACGGTGCTGG TGAAAGACTACCACCAACGGCCTTACACGGAGCAGTTACTGAAGCATCCCTTCATCAAAGAGCAACCAACAGAAAGACAAGTTAGAATACAGCTTAAAGATCATATCGATAG GTGTAAGAAGCGTAAGCAGGAGAAGGAACGCGACGACTATCGTTACTCCGGATCagaaaacgacgacgacgacggccaaACGGCCGGCGAGCCGTCGTCCATCATACAGGCGCCGGGCAACGATACGCTGCGGCGTACGTTCCACCAGATACAGGAGGGCCGAATGCAGAAcgccgaacagcagcagcccccgAATCGCAATCAGAAACCACAACCT CGTGACGAGCGAAGTAAACCGCAGCCGGTGGAGGAGCCGGGTCCACCGTCGAGACCGCAGCTGCCGCAGCGTCTCATAGTGGTGCCGGACCCGCCGGCCAACAGCAACGCCAACCGACCGCTGCCACCGACACCGCGCAGTGGCAGCGGCTCGTCCTCCCAGCCGCAACAGCCATCGTCACAGACGCCGCAGCAGCCGGCGCGCAATCAGCAAAACTTCTTCAAACCAGTG ctGCCACCGAGACGACCTGAG gaactggACATGTTGGCCGCACAACTAAACGAACTGGGCGTCTCCTCCCCCCCGCAGCAGTCGCAGCAAGCGCAGCCGGAGGCACCGCCGCGGAACAATCGGCCCCAGCCCGGACCGCCCGTGCCCGgatcgcaacagcagcaacagcaggtcAGTGCAGGTGGGGTTGGTGCCAGCGGCGTCGGCAAGGCGCCCGCCATCGCACCGAACGGCAACAATAACAGCAGCAATGGGGCCGGCGGCGGCAGTGGCGGCGGCGTTGGTGGCAACATCAATAACAATAACCATCATCCGCAACCGATCAATCCGCTCGATCCGATCGAAAGCTCCGACTCGGACTCGGAACCGGAGGAACCGAACGGCCGAACACGAAACGACGGCACGCTTCTGGCCAGCGATCCACCGATGCCACT GACGGGTGGCTTGGGAGTGCTCGCCGAATCCGACCAGAACAATCAGTCGTCGTCGAGTACGCCggcgggcggcggcggtgccAGCGGAGCCAGTGTCCTGTCGCcaccgggcggcggcggcggcggcggtggtggaccCCCGAACCGACCACTACCACCAACGCCGGACGACGATGACGCGCAGGGCGACGGGACACTCATCAAGCGG AACTTCGACAATAAATCAACCCCGTCGCTCGGAACGACCACCACCTCGTCGTCCGCGTCGACCGGCTCGACCACCCACTCCGAGAGCGATGAAGCCGTCCTGCTGCGCGATTGGGACTTCGAGCGGTTCTTCCCGTCGAACGAGCGCCCGAAAGCGGCCCAGCGCCACTCGATGTCCGACAAGatgtcctcctcctcctccaacTCGCCGGCCGACTCGAACGGCCGGCTCCGTCCGCCGAACGCGATCGACAATAAAACGCGCAAGGAGCTGGCCAACTCGACCGCCTCCTGCGGGATGAAAAAGCCCTACCCGCACCATGGCATGAACCTGGCGTACGCGGAGAAGCGCAAGGTCGAGGAGATGAACAACAAGATCCGGCTGGAGGAGCAGGTGAAGCACGAAATATTCACCCGCCAGCGGTTGCAGTTCGATAAGGCGTCGTCACCCTCGAGAGGCCCGGGAGGGCAACAgtctcagcagcagcagaatgcCCACAAACGCCAAGAATCGGACTCGCGGCTGCCGCTCAACtttgcccgtgccttccggcGCGAAAATTCCGACTTTTTCCCACTGTCCAAGCGCCACTCGGCCATACTGGGCGAAGCGACTGCCGACGCGAAATCAATGGCCtcgggtggcggtggtggtggtggtggtcagggtttgcaacagcagcagcagcagcgctccAGTGCGATCTTTTCACGCAGCAGCCGCAACAAGTTTGAGCCCATCCTGACCAACTTCTCGCTGAACAATCCGTCCGGAAGCGATGACGAGCGGCGGTCGTCCTCCTCATCGCGACAGACTCCACCACGCCACGGTCAGCAGGATGGCGGTGGAGGTGCAAGAGGGACAGGATTAGTAgtaggaggagcaggaggaggaggaggtgctgGCACACCAAAGGAAGGTGGGACCGGTGGGCGACAGCCGAGTCCACTGGCAAGCGCACAGGTGACACCGCGCAACATGGACTTCTTGCGTCCGAGGCGCGAAAAAACTGAATCCGTCATCTTCGTACGTAACTCGCCCAACCGGCCGCAGCAATCGCTGCTGTTTGATGGTCAACAg AAGAATCGCTCGGGTGAGAATAGTAGCCTCGGTACGCCCGGTCAGCGAACGAGCAGCGTCCTGCCGGATCTACTTAGTCAAGCTTCACCGGCGACGCCTCCAAGACATGACAAGTCCGCCAGCGAAGAG TATCGGGCCGCTGTTAACGCCTCCGTTCAGTCCAACCTCGTCCCTGGTAGCATGCAACCCAAACCCTTCCTTCCAGCTCCAAACAGTACCAATAGCGCAAccaacactaccaccaccaccaacaacctAAGCGCTGCTGGCCCGGCTACTACTACTCCCGGCAGTCGGGGGAACGCTTCGCCCCACTCGACCGTGTCGAACTCGTCGTCCTCCCGCAACAACAGTCCCAACCATTCGATTAACACTAGACTCCTaagcagtagtagtaatagtagtagtagcgcGGTCGTCGTTAATCATAAACTGCTCAATAACAATCATTTACTACCTCCTCCCTACCATCAACAATACCACCAACCATCGCCCCACCATCATCAAATGCAACATCATCTGCCAATGGGGACGATGCCGGTGCATCTGCTTCCCGGTGCGAATGGGAACGCgaaccaccaacaacaatcgTCCGGTGCTGCACAACAACCAtcgccacaacaacaacaacaacaaccgctTCCGGTGTCGCCATTCTCGCTCGCGCTACAACAGAAACAGCGCAGCTTCCTCACGTTCGGCTTTGGCGCACAGTCCGGTGGATCGGCCGCATCACGGCGCGAGAGTCACGTGAACGTGAACGTGACGCCGACGTCGCACGATGCTACGAGTGATACGCCCGAAATACGGAAGTACAAGAAGCGTTTCAACTCCGAGATACTGTGCGCGGCCCTGTGGGGTGTCAATTTGCTGATCGGCACGGAGAACGGGCTGATGTTGCTCGATCGCTCCGGCCAGGGCAAG GTGTACCAGCTGATATCCCGTCGGCGGTTCCAGCAGATGGAGGTGCTCGAAGGCCAGAACATACTGGTGACGATCTCGGGCAAGAAGAACCGTGTCCGCGTCTACTACCTGTCCTGGCTCAAGTCAAAGATTCTGCGCACCGACGGCTTGACGGAT CAACAAGTGGAACGCCGCAACGGCTGGATCAATGTCGGTGATCTGCAGGGTGCAGTGCATTTCAAGATCGTCAAGTACGAGCGGATCAAGTTCCTCGTGATCGCTCTGAAGGACTCGATCGAGATCTACGCCTGGGCCCCGAAGCCCTACCATAAGTTTATGGCTTTTAAG AGCTTCGGAGAGCTGATGCATCGCCCACTGTTGGTCGATCTGACCGTGGAGGAGCAGACGCGGCTAAAGGTCATCTACGGGTCGGCGGAAGGTTTTCATGCGGTCGATCTCGACTCGGCTACCGTTTACGATATCTATCTTCCTAAGCAT ACTCAGGGTCCAATTTCGCCACACTGTATCGTAACGCTGCCGAACTCGAACGGTATGCAGCTGCTGCTTTGCTACGACAACGAAGGTGTCTACGTCAACACGATGGGCCGGGTGTCGAAGAACATCGTGCTGCAGTGGGGCGAAATGCCAACCTCCGTCGCGTACATCGGCACCGGCCAGATCATGGGCTGGGGCAACAAAGCAATCGAG attcgTTCGGTAGAAACCGGCCACCTGGACGGTGTGTTTATGCACAAAAAGGCGCAGCGTCTCAAGTTCCTGTGCGAGCGGAACGACAAGGTTTTCTTCAGCAGTGCCAAAGGCGGCTCATCCTGTCAGATCTACTTCATGACGTTGAACAAACCGGGCATGGCCAACTGGTAG
- the LOC120953541 gene encoding serine/threonine-protein kinase mig-15 isoform X12, producing the protein MAHQMLAPSVNCSLDDIDLNALKDPAGIFELIEVVGNGTYGQVYKGRHTKTGQLAAIKVMDVTEEEEEEIKLEINVLKKYSNHRNIATYYGAFIKKTPAGKDDQLWLVMEYCGAGSVTDLVKSTKGQSLKEEWIAYICREILRGLSYLHTNKVIHRDIKGQNVLLTDNAEVKLVDFGVSAQLDKTIGRRNTFIGTPYWMAPEVIACDENRDATYDNRSDLWSLGITALEMAESQPPLCDLHPMRALFLIPRNPPPRMKSKKWSKKFHSFIDTVLVKDYHQRPYTEQLLKHPFIKEQPTERQVRIQLKDHIDRCKKRKQEKERDDYRYSGSENDDDDGQTAGEPSSIIQAPGNDTLRRTFHQIQEGRMQNAEQQQPPNRNQKPQPRDERSKPQPVEEPGPPSRPQLPQRLIVVPDPPANSNANRPLPPTPRSGSGSSSQPQQPSSQTPQQPARNQQNFFKPVLPPRRPEELDMLAAQLNELGVSSPPQQSQQAQPEAPPRNNRPQPGPPVPGSQQQQQQVSAGGVGASGVGKAPAIAPNGNNNSSNGAGGGSGGGVGGNINNNNHHPQPINPLDPIESSDSDSEPEEPNGRTRNDGTLLASDPPMPLPEFSYRTGGLGVLAESDQNNQSSSSTPAGGGGASGASVLSPPGGGGGGGGGPPNRPLPPTPDDDDAQGDGTLIKRNRSGENSSLGTPGQRTSSVLPDLLSQASPATPPRHDKSASEEYRAAVNASVQSNLVPGSMQPKPFLPAPNSTNSATNTTTTTNNLSAAGPATTTPGSRGNASPHSTVSNSSSSRNNSPNHSINTRLLSSSSNSSSSAVVVNHKLLNNNHLLPPPYHQQYHQPSPHHHQMQHHLPMGTMPVHLLPGANGNANHQQQSSGAAQQPSPQQQQQQPLPVSPFSLALQQKQRSFLTFGFGAQSGGSAASRRESHVNVNVTPTSHDATSDTPEIRKYKKRFNSEILCAALWGVNLLIGTENGLMLLDRSGQGKVYQLISRRRFQQMEVLEGQNILVTISGKKNRVRVYYLSWLKSKILRTDGLTDQQVERRNGWINVGDLQGAVHFKIVKYERIKFLVIALKDSIEIYAWAPKPYHKFMAFKSFGELMHRPLLVDLTVEEQTRLKVIYGSAEGFHAVDLDSATVYDIYLPKHTQGPISPHCIVTLPNSNGMQLLLCYDNEGVYVNTMGRVSKNIVLQWGEMPTSVAYIGTGQIMGWGNKAIEIRSVETGHLDGVFMHKKAQRLKFLCERNDKVFFSSAKGGSSCQIYFMTLNKPGMANW; encoded by the exons GGTCGCCACACAAAGACTGGACAACTCGCTGCCATTAAGGTGATGGACGTcaccgaggaggaggaggaggaaatcAAACTGGAGATCAACGTATTAAAGAAATATTCCAACCATCGCAACATTGCCACGTACTATGGTGCATTTATCAAAAAGACGCCCGCCGGCAAGGACGACCAGCTCTGGCTGGTGATGGAGTACTGCGGGGCCGGTTCCGTCACCGATCTGGTCAAATCGACCAAGGGCCAGAGCCTGAAGGAGGAGTGGATCGCGTACATCTGTCGCGAGATTCTGCGCGGTCTGAGCTACCTGCACACGAACAAGGTGATACACCGCGACATCAAGGGGCAGAACGTGCTGCTGACCGACAATGCCGAGGTGAAGCTGGTCGATTTCGGTGTCTCGGCCCAGCTGGACAAAACCATCGGCCGGCGGAACACGTTCATCG GTACACCCTACTGGATGGCACCGGAAGTCATAGCATGTGATGAAAACCGGGACGCGACGTACGACAACCGGTCCGATCTCTGGTCACTAGGTATTACCGCGCTCGAGATGGCAGAGTCGCAGCCACCGCTGTGCGATCTCCATCCGATGCGTGCGCTCTTCTTAATCCCGCGCAATCCGCCACCGCGCATGAAGTCGAAGAAATGGTCGAAGAAGTTCCACAGCTTCATCGATACGGTGCTGG TGAAAGACTACCACCAACGGCCTTACACGGAGCAGTTACTGAAGCATCCCTTCATCAAAGAGCAACCAACAGAAAGACAAGTTAGAATACAGCTTAAAGATCATATCGATAG GTGTAAGAAGCGTAAGCAGGAGAAGGAACGCGACGACTATCGTTACTCCGGATCagaaaacgacgacgacgacggccaaACGGCCGGCGAGCCGTCGTCCATCATACAGGCGCCGGGCAACGATACGCTGCGGCGTACGTTCCACCAGATACAGGAGGGCCGAATGCAGAAcgccgaacagcagcagcccccgAATCGCAATCAGAAACCACAACCT CGTGACGAGCGAAGTAAACCGCAGCCGGTGGAGGAGCCGGGTCCACCGTCGAGACCGCAGCTGCCGCAGCGTCTCATAGTGGTGCCGGACCCGCCGGCCAACAGCAACGCCAACCGACCGCTGCCACCGACACCGCGCAGTGGCAGCGGCTCGTCCTCCCAGCCGCAACAGCCATCGTCACAGACGCCGCAGCAGCCGGCGCGCAATCAGCAAAACTTCTTCAAACCAGTG ctGCCACCGAGACGACCTGAG gaactggACATGTTGGCCGCACAACTAAACGAACTGGGCGTCTCCTCCCCCCCGCAGCAGTCGCAGCAAGCGCAGCCGGAGGCACCGCCGCGGAACAATCGGCCCCAGCCCGGACCGCCCGTGCCCGgatcgcaacagcagcaacagcaggtcAGTGCAGGTGGGGTTGGTGCCAGCGGCGTCGGCAAGGCGCCCGCCATCGCACCGAACGGCAACAATAACAGCAGCAATGGGGCCGGCGGCGGCAGTGGCGGCGGCGTTGGTGGCAACATCAATAACAATAACCATCATCCGCAACCGATCAATCCGCTCGATCCGATCGAAAGCTCCGACTCGGACTCGGAACCGGAGGAACCGAACGGCCGAACACGAAACGACGGCACGCTTCTGGCCAGCGATCCACCGATGCCACT TCCCGAATTTTCCTATAGGACGGGTGGCTTGGGAGTGCTCGCCGAATCCGACCAGAACAATCAGTCGTCGTCGAGTACGCCggcgggcggcggcggtgccAGCGGAGCCAGTGTCCTGTCGCcaccgggcggcggcggcggcggcggtggtggaccCCCGAACCGACCACTACCACCAACGCCGGACGACGATGACGCGCAGGGCGACGGGACACTCATCAAGCGG AATCGCTCGGGTGAGAATAGTAGCCTCGGTACGCCCGGTCAGCGAACGAGCAGCGTCCTGCCGGATCTACTTAGTCAAGCTTCACCGGCGACGCCTCCAAGACATGACAAGTCCGCCAGCGAAGAG TATCGGGCCGCTGTTAACGCCTCCGTTCAGTCCAACCTCGTCCCTGGTAGCATGCAACCCAAACCCTTCCTTCCAGCTCCAAACAGTACCAATAGCGCAAccaacactaccaccaccaccaacaacctAAGCGCTGCTGGCCCGGCTACTACTACTCCCGGCAGTCGGGGGAACGCTTCGCCCCACTCGACCGTGTCGAACTCGTCGTCCTCCCGCAACAACAGTCCCAACCATTCGATTAACACTAGACTCCTaagcagtagtagtaatagtagtagtagcgcGGTCGTCGTTAATCATAAACTGCTCAATAACAATCATTTACTACCTCCTCCCTACCATCAACAATACCACCAACCATCGCCCCACCATCATCAAATGCAACATCATCTGCCAATGGGGACGATGCCGGTGCATCTGCTTCCCGGTGCGAATGGGAACGCgaaccaccaacaacaatcgTCCGGTGCTGCACAACAACCAtcgccacaacaacaacaacaacaaccgctTCCGGTGTCGCCATTCTCGCTCGCGCTACAACAGAAACAGCGCAGCTTCCTCACGTTCGGCTTTGGCGCACAGTCCGGTGGATCGGCCGCATCACGGCGCGAGAGTCACGTGAACGTGAACGTGACGCCGACGTCGCACGATGCTACGAGTGATACGCCCGAAATACGGAAGTACAAGAAGCGTTTCAACTCCGAGATACTGTGCGCGGCCCTGTGGGGTGTCAATTTGCTGATCGGCACGGAGAACGGGCTGATGTTGCTCGATCGCTCCGGCCAGGGCAAG GTGTACCAGCTGATATCCCGTCGGCGGTTCCAGCAGATGGAGGTGCTCGAAGGCCAGAACATACTGGTGACGATCTCGGGCAAGAAGAACCGTGTCCGCGTCTACTACCTGTCCTGGCTCAAGTCAAAGATTCTGCGCACCGACGGCTTGACGGAT CAACAAGTGGAACGCCGCAACGGCTGGATCAATGTCGGTGATCTGCAGGGTGCAGTGCATTTCAAGATCGTCAAGTACGAGCGGATCAAGTTCCTCGTGATCGCTCTGAAGGACTCGATCGAGATCTACGCCTGGGCCCCGAAGCCCTACCATAAGTTTATGGCTTTTAAG AGCTTCGGAGAGCTGATGCATCGCCCACTGTTGGTCGATCTGACCGTGGAGGAGCAGACGCGGCTAAAGGTCATCTACGGGTCGGCGGAAGGTTTTCATGCGGTCGATCTCGACTCGGCTACCGTTTACGATATCTATCTTCCTAAGCAT ACTCAGGGTCCAATTTCGCCACACTGTATCGTAACGCTGCCGAACTCGAACGGTATGCAGCTGCTGCTTTGCTACGACAACGAAGGTGTCTACGTCAACACGATGGGCCGGGTGTCGAAGAACATCGTGCTGCAGTGGGGCGAAATGCCAACCTCCGTCGCGTACATCGGCACCGGCCAGATCATGGGCTGGGGCAACAAAGCAATCGAG attcgTTCGGTAGAAACCGGCCACCTGGACGGTGTGTTTATGCACAAAAAGGCGCAGCGTCTCAAGTTCCTGTGCGAGCGGAACGACAAGGTTTTCTTCAGCAGTGCCAAAGGCGGCTCATCCTGTCAGATCTACTTCATGACGTTGAACAAACCGGGCATGGCCAACTGGTAG